A window of the Gossypium hirsutum isolate 1008001.06 chromosome A05, Gossypium_hirsutum_v2.1, whole genome shotgun sequence genome harbors these coding sequences:
- the LOC121228890 gene encoding uncharacterized protein, which produces MVVIAASIYRIKLREITNNLEVQQCYSHIPYDFFNIVVGIHFVSSLNRGIMLGSFNESVTYCRDTILSNKDGPNILLSLLERTGAPLDYIRTLIVPGILSYARQIHSNPLNFARKLISFKVEVIIKVPVDDVDDEADDDDDEVDELNDDYDDDGDDEDMLNFKPATCLSVQALRSYKWGDDEEQDRLPLKKRRRLREGLSSTNKECAICLDEFSEGEKVVSMPCTHVFHDGCIIKWLKTSHLCPLRQFQMPT; this is translated from the coding sequence ATGGTAGTAATAGCTGCTTCTATTTACCGTATCAAGCTAAGGGAAATAACCAATAATCTTGAAGTACAACAATGTTATAGTCATATCCCATATGACTTTTTCAACATAGTTGTGGGGATTCATTTCGTTTCATCTCTCAATAGGGGAATAATGTTAGGAAGTTTCAATGAGTCCGTCACATATTGTCGGGACACCATTTTGTCCAACAAAGACGGTCCCAACATCCTACTCTCCTTGTTAGAAAGAACGGGTGCACCTCTAGACTACATTCGGACCCTCATCGTTCCTGGTATCTTGTCTTATGCACGGCAGATACATAGTAACCCCCTTAACTTTGCACGTAAACTCATTTCCTTCAAAGTGGAAGTAATCATCAAGGTGCCggttgatgatgttgatgatgaggctgatgatgatgatgatgaggttGATGAATTGAATGACGACTacgatgatgatggtgatgatgaggACATGTTGAATTTCAAGCCTGCTACATGTTTGTCGGTTCAAGCTTTGAGAAGCTATAAATGGGGTGATGATGAAGAACAAGATCGTCTACCTTTGAAGAAGAGGAGGAGATTACGTGAGGGTTTGAGCTCAACGAACAAAGAATGTGCTATCTGTCTCGACGAGTTTTCGGAGGGTGAGAAGGTTGTCTCGATGCCATGCACACATGTGTTCCATGATGGTTGCATCATTAAGTGGTTGAAGACCAGTCACCTATGCCCGTTGCGCCAATTCCAGATGCCAACTtga
- the LOC107943994 gene encoding protein transport protein Sec24-like At4g32640, translating to MAAPVPPGAPRPGANARQQSPHPNFNPNFQTNPNSLADNMQNMNLNRPHSMPNSGPRPSPFGQPPPFPQSSVTAGFPVASPPMSRPGPPPGMVGRPAVIPAGPPQTTLPANVPPGRPVGLPVSHPPPFGSRPPPASLSSSTGGAVLPSSAFPSSGVSSASAAPPPSGARPSSFVSSSPLTGGPAGPMSRAPAGPSSNGPPAVGAGALPGAPRFPPAAIVSQPPVGPPPSMMSARAPAQAPTMRSVLGSSAVSSPQTPPLPSASSPFPAMTQARPPPLGSPYGPQTWSMQPQQGTQPPHIPGSTHAQPPRMFGMPQQALPNQAMTNIPPAMGQPGAPMSGSSKIDPNQIPRPIPNATPIVYETRHGNSANPPPPATSDYIVRDTGNCSPRYMRCTINQIPCTADLLTTSAMQLALLVQPMALPHPSEDPIQVVDFGESGPVRCSRCKGYINPFMKFIDQGRKFICNLCGFTDDTPRDYHCNLGPDGRRRDADERPELCRGTVEFVASKEYMVRDPMPAVYFFLIDVSMNAVQTGATAAACSAINQVISDLPEGTRTLVGIATFDSTIHFYNLKRALQQPLMLIVPDIQDVYTPLETDVIVQLSECRQHLELLLENIPTMFQTSTTAESCFGAAIKAAFLAMKSTGGKLLVFQSVLPSVGIGALSSREAEGRTNISASEKEAHKLLQPADKILKTMAIEFAEYQVCVDVFVTTQTYVDIASISVIPRTTGGQVYYYYPFSAVSDPAKLYNDLRWNITRPQGFEAVMRVRCSQGIQVQDYSGNFCKRIPTDVDLAGIDCDKCILVTLKHDDKLQDGSECGFQCALLYTTVYGQRRIRVTNLSLPCTNMLSNLFRSADLDTQFTCFLKQAAIEIPTCPLLQVRDHVTNLCINILLSYRKFCATVSSTGQLILPEALKLLPLYTLALIKSRGLRNDGRIDDRSFWFNYVSSLSTPLAIPLVYPRMFAIHNVDSKDGDESVLPPTIPLSSEHVCDDGIYLLENGEDALIYFGSSVDSSILQQLFGFTSVDEVPTQFVMQQFSNPLSKNFNDVVNVIRQQRCSYLRFTLCKKGDPSGMLFVSCMVEDKNANGPSYVEFLVHIHRQIQMKMS from the exons ATGGCAGCTCCTGTGCCTCCAGGGGCACCTAGACCCGGCGCCAATGCACGGCAGCAATCACCACATCCTAATTTTAATCCTAATTTTCAAACCAATCCCAATTCCTTAGCCGATAACATGCAGAATATGAACCTAAATCGGCCACACTCTATGCCCAATTCTGGTCCTAGGCCTTCCCCTTTTGGTCAACCACCACCCTTTCCTCAATCTTCAGTCACTGCTGGATTCCCAGTTGCTTCCCCGCCAATGTCACGGCCTGGACCACCACCTGGTATGGTGGGAAGACCTGCAGTGATTCCTGCTGGACCACCGCAAACCACATTACCTGCAAATGTACCCCCAGGAAGACCGGTTGGTTTGCCTGTTAGTCACCCACCCCCTTTTGGGTCTAGACCTCCTCCTGCTTCATTGTCTTCATCTACAGGTGGCGCAGTTCTACCTTCTAGTGCTTTCCCATCTTCAGGTGTATCTAGTGCCTCAGCTGCACCACCGCCATCAGGTGCTCGTCCTAGTTCTTTTGTGTCATCTTCACCTTTGACTGGTGGTCCTGCTGGGCCAATGTCAAGGGCACCCGCTGGTCCTTCCAGTAATGGGCCACCAGCAGTTGGCGCAGGAGCTTTGCCTGGTGCACCCCGATTTCCTCCTGCTGCAATTGTTTCACAACCTCCGGTTGGACCTCCACCATCTATGATGTCAGCTAGGGCACCTGCTCAGGCTCCAACTATGCGTTCTGTTTTGGGAAGTTCAGCTGTTAGTTCCCCACAAACTCCTCCTCTGCCTTCAGCATCATCACCATTTCCAGCCATGACGCAGGCTAGACCACCTCCTCTGGGTTCTCCTTATGGACCACAGACATGGTCGATGCAACCCCAGCAG GGAACCCAACCTCCTCATATTCCTGGCTCTACTCATGCACAACCTCCAAGAATGTTTGGAATGCCACAACAAGCACTACCAAATCAAGCTATGACTAACATTCCACCTGCAATGGGCCAACCTGGAGCACCTATGTCAGGGTCATCAAAGATTGATCCTAATCAAATTCCAAGACCTATTCCAAATGCAACACCAATCGTGTATGAAACTCGCCATGGCAACTCAGCAAATCCTCCTCCG CCTGCTACAAGTGATTACATTGTCAGAGACACCGGGAATTGTAGTCCACGATATATGAGATGTACCATCAATCAG ATCCCTTGCACGGCCGACCTTTTGACAACCTCTGCGATGCAGCTGGCTTTGTTAGTACAACCTATGGCCCTCCCTCATCCATCGGAGGATCCTATTCAG GTCGTGGATTTTGGGGAAAGTGGTCCTGTTCGATGTTCTCGCTGCAAAGGTTACATAAATCCTTTCATGAAGTTCATTGATCAGGGAAGGAAGTTTATCTGCAATTTGTGTG GGTTTACTGATGATACTCCCCGTGACTACCATTGCAACCTTGGTCCTGATGGCCGGCGTAGAGATGCTGATGAGAGGCCTGAGCTTTGTAGAGGAACAGTTGAATTTGTTGCTTCAAAAGAGTACATG GTCCGTGATCCAATGCCAGCTGTGTATTTTTTCCTAATTGATGTGTCCATGAATGCCGTACAAACTGGTGCCACTGCTGCAGCTTGCAGTGCGATTAATCAAGTTATTTCTGATCTTCCT GAAGGTACTCGTACGCTGGTCGGAATAGCAACATTTGACTCAACaatccatttttataatttaaaacggGCACTGCAACAG CCATTGATGCTTATCGTTCCTGACATACAAGATGTCTATACCCCTCTTGAAACAGATGTCATTGTTCAGCTTTCTGAG TGCCGCCAGCATTTAGAGCTATTGCTTGAAAACATCCCAACAATGTTTCAGACTAGTACAACTGCTGAGTCATGTTTTGGTGCTGCAATTAAG GCTGCATTCTTGGCCATGAAAAGTACTGGAGGGAAGCTTCTAGTATTTCAGTCAG TCTTGCCATCTGTTGGCATTGGTGCCCTATCTTCTAGGGAGGCTGAAGGGAGAACTAACATTTCTGCTAGCGAAAAG GAGGCTCATAAATTACTGCAACCAGCTGACAAAATTCTCAAGACAATGGCAATTGAATTTGCTGAGTATCAG GTCTGTGTTGATGTTTTTGTAACTACTCAGACTTACGTAGATATTGCTTCAATCTCTGTCATCCCAAGAACAACAGGAGGCCAG gtttattattattacccCTTCTCTGCTGTATCTGATCCTGCAAAGCTCTACAATGACCTTAGATGGAACATCACTAGGCCCCAAGGTTTTGAGGCTGTCATGCGCGTAAGATGCAGCCAG GGTATTCAAGTTCAAGATTACTCTGGAAACTTCTGCAAACGCATTCCAACGGATGTTGACCTAGCTGGG ATTGACTGTGACAAATGCATATTGGTAACATTAAAGCATGATGACAAATTACAAGATGGTTCTGAATGTGGCTTTCAG TGTGCCCTTCTCTATACCACTGTTTATGGACAAAGAAGAATTCGAGTCACAAACTTATCCTTGCCGTGCACAAATATGCTAAGTAATTTGTTTCGCTCTGCTGACTTGGATACTCAATTCACATGTTTCTTAAAGCAAG CTGCAATTGAAATTCCTACATGCCCACTTCTTCAAGTGAGGGACCATGTTACAAATCTTTGCATCAACATTCTGCTTTCGTATCGTAAATTTTGCGCCACAGTATCATCAACTGGACAGCTTATTCTTCCTGAGGCTCTTAAGCTTCTCCCTCTATATACTCTTG CATTAATCAAGAGTAGAGGGTTGCGAAATGATGGCAGAATAGATGACCGTTCTTTCTGGTTCAATTATGTTTCCTCCCTTTCTACTCCTTTGGCAATCCCATTGGTTTATCCCAGGATGTTTGCCATCCACAATGTTGATTCAAAG GATGGGGATGAATCTGTTCTTCCTCCTACAATCCCACTTTCTAGTGAACATGTCTGTGATGATGGAATCTATCTTCTTGAGAATGGTGAGGATGCTTTAATATATTTTGGAAGCTCAGTGGATTCAAGTATCTTGCAACAACTTTTTGGCTTTACCTCAGTTGACGAAGTACCCACTCAG TTTGTGATGCAGCAATTTTCCAATCCTTTATCAAAGAACTTCAATGATGTAGTCAATGTGATTCGCCAACAAAGATGCTCCTACCTTCG CTTCACATTGTGCAAGAAGGGGGATCCGTCAG GAATGTTGTTCGTATCTTGCATGGTAGAAGACAAGAATGCAAATGGGCCATCTTATGTGGAGTTTCTTGTACATATTCATCGGCAAATCCAAATGAAAATGTCTTGA